From a region of the Asterias amurensis chromosome 2, ASM3211899v1 genome:
- the LOC139933753 gene encoding helicase ARIP4-like yields the protein MEARVIREGVDDFLPEGLGSDISSPSSVSLTPDLSLTPDLSLTPDDSNSTAEDEQDENDEYNMSSDSDSDDDGNDDDDNDNDDNDNDDNDNDDSDKDPVTASTSAALLEESAESDANMTMSFLSVPEEMQPTTSKPKVKRKYTPREKGKSPTVSKKRRKKDKGNGEEGSNGGDEREEAGEGKKKKKNKPQHRRRNIKKFLTHGELTADTLTAQQEEEQRRKRLEEQKNAASLNAFAIPPELMEMFDQQPSLDDSQTPISTVTVDVSSASTATKPSPVPGGNDEDCIVLGSSSEGEDERKQSGQSGTHVHPQKKDVIEISSDEDAVTILSDDDDDDERAGAESRSGVEEASGMHTNDALNQPDIFGRVLVNVNRPQDEEEIFLPPQIVRAVKPHQIGGIRFLYDNLVETLKRFRVTSGFGCILAHSMGLGKTLQMISFINVFLRHTEAKTVLCIVPINTILNWVAEFDMWLPERKSNGVPATTERPTKKKNSGRKSKNAHYTEDQQMPDSVGTEESNSLFGDGDSRLGMDSPFEGLRTSEDLSCDGAPSSTTSPKESNGEESSGDVTYRQFPIFVMNDFYRTTAARHKIITKWYKTGGVLLMGYEMYRLLSSRGAMATSSTTRHMANKKKKKKQTASNKPEIIDVEEEDKNHQMGIGFHKALCVPGPDLVVCDEGHRIKNIHAGISQALKNIRTRRRVVLTGYPLQNNLQEYWCMVDFVRPNFLGTRHEFANLFERPIQNGQCVDSTYKDGQLMRFRAHVLYSLLEGFVQRRGFSVLHDTLPPKEETVLMVRLTPFQRGLYVKFMHCFTEMGAGGWCSANPLKAFSVGCKIWNHPDILCDVLHKRDAMADLDTDLDLPEPSSRCSKKGKKDGSKAGKKVAEKASMDKASTEAKKEEPEATIGPNMEQSYQEKVNQIISFEWARDIMKNYQPSKLHNGGKMVLLFEILEASINIGDRLLVFSQSLSTLSLIEKFLADRPMPPLADPPADFDGKWARNKTYFRLDGSTPAADRERMINQFNAKDNKAVWLFLLSTRAGCLGINLIGANRVIVMDASWNPCHDAQAVCRVYRYGQKKKCHVYRMVTDNTLEKKIYDRQISKKGMSDRVVDELNPQMNLTKKEVETLLEFDADADDMPYEDFSNLSEKFTDPMLSNICNNFSNFLSKAPFVTESLLWDRKDRRLTRAEKRQAKRGYEEEKRLRVSYSRPSYTAFYPKNGNPPVQTGNYMKPPFGMPGQFYNPRPTVTIPPVQSTPVPRFHPGFNSGTNQRLADLQQAGVTMQRIVATTDIVLPGVNTQSSGPVIKAGQTVTFIKTQKGLYLRTTDGRILAVRGPGGGSQGKGLQGLAPFGQFTSLGTSGGDGGGANTLGKPWANATTGAPGGNQSGISSMDACNLPSASTGSVCGSSNPSSAKLDIVDTNQMNMQELLDKNDITASLASSISSENFLPKLNFTSSSSGNSMNPTHHSGYPQSLQSLNSLALGENTQDTAGMQTMSPMVSALPPRNLPLFGSSTPLQSSVGAHHIPTTASIISSSGRLNSVTPSNHRLLSQQSAFPNSSLSMSGGTVPLAAIGMLGGPPSGNLCAAPPSSATSVTASSAVLQPKSSFHTESHIPLTLNNLLDGNPINAASKSQAGNDNGAAAEQSAIGNLGSYDQIF from the exons ATGGAAGCAAGAGTCATCCGTGAAGGTGTCGATGACTTTCTTCCAGAAGGTCTTGGCAGTGATATTTCCTCACCGTCTTCTGTTTCTCTCACGCCTGATCTTTCTCTCACGCCTGACCTTTCCCTCACCCCTGATGACAGCAATTCAACAGCTGAAG aTGAACAAGATGAGAATGACGAGTACAACATGTCATCTGACAGTGATTCCGATGACGACGGTAACGACGATGATGATAATGACAATGACGATAATGACAATGACGATAATGACAATGACGATAGTGACAAAGACCCTGTCACTGCTTCAACGTCTGCAGCTCTGTTGGAGGAGAGTGCTGAAAGTGATGCGAATATGACAATGTCGTTCCTCAGCGTCCCAGAAGAAATGCAG CCCACTACGTCCAAACCGAAAGTCAAAAGGAAGTATACCCCGAGAGAGAAAGGGAAGTCGCCCACTGTCTCCAAGAAGAGAAGGAAGAAGGATAAAGGGAACGGGGAAGAGGGAAGCAATGGAGGAGATGAGAGGGAGGAGGCAGGAGaaggaaagaaaaagaagaagaataagcCCCAACATCGGAGGAGAAACATCAA GAAGTTCTTGACCCATGGCGAGCTGACAGCAGATACCTTAACTGCACAGCAGGAAGAAGAGCAGAGACGCAAACGATTAGAGGAACAAAAGAACGCAGCCAGTTTAAATG CATTTGCCATACCCCCTGAGCTGATGGAGATGTTCGATCAACAACCATCGCTCGACGATTCCCAAACACCAATCTCCACGGTAACCGTTGATGTTTCCAGTGCCTCTACAGCAACCAAACCATCACCGGTACCCGGTGGGAATGATGAGGATTGTATTGTGCTGGGAAGCAGCAGCGAAGGAGAGGACGAAAGGAAGCAATCTGGGCAGAGCGGAACTCACGTACACCCTCAGAAAAAAG ATGTGATTGAGATCTCCAGTGATGAGGATGCGGTGACCATCTtgagtgatgatgatgatgatgatgagagGGCCGGGGCGGAGTCAAGGTCTGGTGTGGAGGAGGCGAGTGGAATGCACACTAATGATGCATTGAACCAGCCGGACATCTTTGGTCGGGTTTTGGTCAATGTCAACAGACCGCAGGATGAAGAAGAGATATTCTTACCACCGCAGATTGTCAGAGCTGTCAAACCTCACCAG ATTGGAGGTATTCGCTTCTTATATGACAACCTTGTAGAGACACTCAAGCGATTCAGGGTAACCAGTGGCTTTGGATGTATCCTGGCACACAGCATGGGGCTTGGTAAAACATTACAGATGATCTCTTTCATTAATGTGTTCCTGAGACACACCGAGGCTAAGACG GTGTTATGCATTGTTCCCATCAACACTATCCTCAACTGGGTAGCCGAGTTTGACATGTGGTTACCAGAACGTAAATCCAACGGTGTGCCGGCAACAACGGAGAGGCCAACCAAAAAGAAAAACTCAGGTCGGAAATCAAAGAACGCCCATTATACCGAGGATCAACAGATGCCAGACAGTGTAGGAACTGAGGAGAGTAACTCTTTATTTGGAGACGGGGACAGTCGTTTAGGGATGGATAGTCCTTTCGAAGGATTGAGAACAAGTGAGGATTTGTCATGTGATGGAGCGCCCTCAAGCACTACGTCACCCAAGGAGAGCAACGGAGAAGAGTCAAGCGGGGATGTGACGTACCGACAGTTTCCAATCTTTGTTATGAACGATTTTTATCGCACCACGGCGGCGAGGCATAAAATAATAA CTAAGTGGTACAAGACTGGCGGCGTTCTCCTAATGGGGTACGAGATGTACCGCCTCCTTAGCAGTAGGGGAGCAATGGCCACCTCCTCCACCACAAGACACATGGccaacaagaagaagaaaaagaagcagACGGCCAGTAACAAGCCGGAGATCATCGACGTCGAGGAAGAGGATAAGAATCATCAGATGGGAATCGGTTTCCACAAGGCATTGTGTGTACCGGGACCAGACCTGGTAGTCTGTGATGAGGGACATCGGATTAAGAATATCCACGCGGGGATCTCTCAGGCGCTTAAGAATATCCGAACAAG ACGAAGAGTAGTCTTAACCGGTTACCCTCTGCAGAACAACCTTCAGGAATACTGGTGTATGGTGGATTTTGTCCGACCCAACTTCCTCGGTACTAGGCATGAGTTTGCTAACCTGTTTGAGCGACCGATTCAGAATGGACAGTGTGTTGACAGCACCTACAAG gatggcCAACTGATGAGATTTCGAGCTCACGTCTTATATAGCCTCTTGGAGGGTTTTGTCCAGCGTCGTGGCTTCTCCGTCCTGCATGACACTCTACCCCCTAAAGAGGAGACAGTGTTGATGGTACGGCTGACGCCATTCCAGCGGGGTCTGTACGTGAAATTCATGCATTGCTTCACTGAGATGGGGGCGGGGGGCTGGTGTTCTGCTAACCCTCTCAAAGCATTCTCTGTTGGCTGCAAG ATATGGAATCATCCTGACATCCTTTGTGATGTGCTGCATAAGAGAGATGCAATGGCTGATCTTGACACAGATCTAGATCTTCCAGAGCCGTCTTCAAG ATGTTCCAAGAAGGGCAAAAAAGACGGCTCTAAAGCAGGGAAGAAGGTCGCAGAGAAAGCTTCAATGGATAAAGCTTCAACGGAAGCCAAGAAGGAGGAGCCTGAAGCAACAATCGGCCCCAACATGGAGCAGTCATACCAAGAGAAAGTCAATCAAATCATCTCATTTGAATGG GCGAGAGACATTATGAAGAATTACCAGCCCAGTAAGTTACACAACGGAGGCAAGATGGTCCTTCTCTTCGAGATCTTAGAAGCCTCAATCAATATTGGAGATAGACTCCTAGTCTTCAGCCAAAGCCTTAGTACCTTGTCCTTGATCGAGAAGTTCCTTGCGGATAGACCCATGCCTCCACTCGCTGATCCTCCAGCAGACTTTGATGGCAAGTGGGCTCGGAATAAAACATACTTCC GTCTTGATGGCAGTACACCAGCCGCTGACAGAGAACGCATGATTAATCAATTCAATGCTAAAGATAACAAGGCTGTCTGGCTCTTCCTACTCTCTACAAG GGCTGGGTGTCTGGGAATAAACCTGATTGGTGCTAACCGAGTGATCGTTATGGATGCTTCATGGAATCCATGCCACGATGCTCAGGCTGTGTGTCGCGTCTACCGTTACGGTCAGAAGAAGAAATGCCACGTGTATCGGATGGTGACTGATAACACACTAGAGAAGAAGATTTATGATCGACAGATCTCAAAGAAGGGAATGTCTG ACCGCGTCGTTGATGAGCTCAATCCACAAATGAATCTCACCAAGAAAGAGGTAGAGACGCTCCTTGAGTTTGATGCAGACGCAGATGACATGCCCTACGAGGACTTCAGTAATCTATCAGAAAAGTTCACTGACCCCATGCTGTCCAATATTTGCAACAACTTCAGTAATTTTCTCAGCAAG GCTCCGTTCGTCACTGAATCTCTGCTGTGGGACCGCAAGGATAGGAGGCTCACCAGAGCTGAGAAACGCCAAGCTAAGAGAGGCTATGAGGAAGAGAAAAGGCTCAGGGTGTCTTACTCTCGACCCTCATACACAGCTTTCTACCCTAAGAATGGCAATCCACCAGTCCAAACAGGCAATTACATGAAGCCACCATTTGG GATGCCCGGTCAATTCTACAACCCTCGGCCGACTGTCACTATACCACCAGTCCAGTCCACTCCGGTGCCTAGATTTCATCCGGGCTTTAATTCAGGAACCAATCAACGTCTAGCAGATCTACAGCAAGCTGGCGTCACAATGCAGAGAATTGTAGCAACTACTG ACATTGTTCTCCCTGGTGTCAACACTCAATCATCGGGTCCAGTCATCAAAGCCGGTCAGACAGTCACTTTTATCAAGACACAGAAAGGCTTGTATCTACGGACAACAGATGGTAGAATTTTGGCTGTGAGAGGCCCGGGTGGAGGATCTCAGGGCAAGGGGCTGCAGGGGCTGGCTCCGTTTGGCCAGTTCACTTCATTAGGTACATCAGGAGGAGACGGTGGCGGTGCTAACACACTGGGAAAGCCATGGGCCAATGCTACGACCGGTGCCCCGGGTGGGAATCAAAGTGGGATTAGTAGTATGGATGCATGCAATCTGCCGTCTGCCTCTACAGGGTCAGTTTGTGGAAGCAGCAACCCCTCATCGGCAAAACTTGACATTGTAGATACCAATCAAATGAACATGCAAGAGCTGTTAGACAAGAACGACATCACTGCTTCGTTGGCGAGCAGTATTAGTAGTGAAAACTTTCTGCCGAAGCTGAACTTCACCTCCTCCTCGTCCGGAAATTCCATGAACCCAACTCATCATTCAGGCTATCCACAGAGTCTACAGTCACTAAACAGCTTAGCGTTAGGGGAAAACACCCAGGACACGGCAGGTATGCAAACTATGTCACCGATGGTCTCTGCCCTACCACCAAGAAACTTACCCCTTTTCGGCAGTTCCACACCCCTGCAGAGCTCAGTGGGTGCTCACCATATACCCACCACAGCTTCCATTATCTCCTCCTCAGGTCGACTTAATTCAGTTACGCCCTCAAATCACAGACTACTTTCACAGCAATCAGCATTTCCTAACTCCTCCTTGAGTATGTCCGGAGGCACAGTACCACTAGCCGCGATTGGTATGCTCGGCGGCCCACCCTCCGGCAATCTTTGTGCAGCACCACCGTCCAGCGCCACCTCCGTCACAGCTTCGAGCGCTGTCTTGCAACCCAAATCTTCTTTCCACACCGAATCTCACATTCCATTGACTCTGAATAATTTGTTAGATGGCAATCCTATCAATGCAGCCAGTAAGAGTCAAGCTGGGAATGACAATGGAGCTGCTGCTGAACAAAGTGCAATTGGAAACCTTGGGTCATATGATCAGATTTTTTAA